Proteins encoded within one genomic window of Lynx canadensis isolate LIC74 chromosome B4, mLynCan4.pri.v2, whole genome shotgun sequence:
- the LOC115518045 gene encoding LOW QUALITY PROTEIN: 60S ribosomal protein L17-like (The sequence of the model RefSeq protein was modified relative to this genomic sequence to represent the inferred CDS: inserted 1 base in 1 codon; deleted 1 base in 1 codon), producing MAMMKNTLAVFRKSQAVVLSLSVHLRHLESLLNQKAGSPPQTFHFVLMNVVTGSRTKTCAVSSWGPGLRDELPTPSGRRPTQVCYSLDPENSTKSXKLRGANLRVHFKNTHEATQAIKGVHIRKATQYLKDVTSQKQYVPFCCYSGGVGRCAQAKQWGWTQGRWPKKTAEFLLHLLKNAESKAECKGLDAESLVIEHIQVNKVPKMRQRTCRAHGWINPPYMSSPCHIEMILTEKEQSGPKPEEEVAQKKKISQKKQKG from the exons ATGGCGATGATGAAGAACACTCTAGCAGTCTTCAGGAAGTCTCAGGCCGTGGTTCTCAGCTTAAGCGTGCATCTGAGACACCTGGAGAGCCTGTTGAACCAGAAGGCTGGGTCCCCTCCCCAGACTTTCCACTTTG TACTGATGAATGTCGTCACTGGGTCGAGGACGAAGACCTGCGCTGTCAGTTCCTGGGGGCCCGGCCTCAGGGAcgagctccccaccccctctggcaGGCGCCCCACACAGG TTTGCTATTCACTTGACCCGGAAAACTCGACAAAAT GCAAATTAAGAGGTGCAAATCTCCGTGTTCACTTTAAGAACACACATGAAGCTACCCAGGCCATCAAGGGTGTGCATATCCGAAAAGCCACCCAATACCTGAAAGACGTCACTTCGCAGAAGCAATACGTGCCATTCTGTTGCTACAGTGGTGGAGTTGGTAGGTGTGCCCAA GCCAAACAGTGGGGCTGGACACAAGGTCGGTGGCCCAAAAAGACTGCTGAATTTCTACTGCACCTGCTTAAAAATGCAGAGAGTAAAGCTGAATGTAAGGGTTTAGATGCAGAGTCTCTGGTCATTGAGCACATCCAGGTGAACAAAGTCCCCAAGATGAGGCAGAGAACTTGTAGGGCTCATGGGTGGATTAATCCGCCATACATGAGCTCTCCCTGCCACATTGAGATGATCCTTACAGAAAAAGAGCAGAGTGGTCCTAAACCAGAAGAGGAAGttgcacagaagaaaaagatatcccagaagaaacagaagggg